The following are from one region of the Salmo trutta unplaced genomic scaffold, fSalTru1.1, whole genome shotgun sequence genome:
- the LOC115189420 gene encoding NACHT, LRR and PYD domains-containing protein 1b allele 2-like isoform X1, with translation MGEREKGTTASKMSLSGESEERGIASKRRYSERERANTSINSLPQDTSSTRDHGGESCIKSGPEKWIPQSCKTCDHVEDSTHWLQIEPLTSTVQGVTMFRHRTPKGSYECTVSGLRWLCERDVILKYHFRNWEPYRQLLKDMQYTQGGPLLDITMELGELEEVHLPHCVCLGTNPSLRNEMKILHVEEHGVSLEEVHEVTRFHAKILHPKFSLISVILRLLSLNVDVHCDVVLYMAVKRSTVISRLYLLLRNSSQKEAVQEREKGQLSQGYSEFLLSSPNGSLKLNNWFALKNPLSTSINPEKIQLLPADTTPSCCKMIMGNTGVDIEMELIGDDKRTVWRDMLRTDEYITETHSTSAVLGAGRPAESSLTGSAEQQLRSIRTEFVKQVSRPVLDVLLDGLLQHTVINQEEMESVKVIAERTEKARDIIDMVLRKGTESCSKMINLLGELDPCLCSLLQINSVGVPT, from the exons ATG ggagagagagagaaggggaccactgcctctaaaatgagtctgtctggggagagcgaggagagaggaaTTGCCTCTAAGAGGAGGTATTCTGAGAGAGAGCGGGCCAATACCTCTATAAATAGTTTGCCTCAAGACACCAGTTCTACGAG agaccatggtggagagagttgtatcaagtctggacctgagaaat GGATTCCTCAGAGCTGTAAGACTTGTGACCATGTTGAG GACTCCACACACTGGCTTCAGATTGAACCCTTGACTTCCACTGTCCAGGGAGTGACAatgttcag GCACAGGACACCCAAAGGGAGTTATGAGTGCACAGTGTCTGGGCTCCGctggctgtgtgagagagatgtcatTCTGAAGTATCACTTCAGGAACTGGGAACCCTACCGTCAACTTCTGAAAGACATGCAGTACACACAAGGTGGTCCATTGCTGGACATCACTATGGAGTTAGGTGAACTGGAGGAAGTTCATCTGCCACACTGTGTCTGTTTAG GGACCAACCCTTCCCTGAGGAATGAGATGAAGATTCTTCATGTAGAGGAACATGGAGTGTCTTTAGAGGAAGTGCATGAGGTCACCAGATTCCATGCTAAGATTCTCCATCCCAAGTTCTCACTTATCTCTGTTATACTGAGATTACTGTCTTTGAACGTAGATGTCCACTGTGACGTGGTCCTCTATATGGCAGTAAAAAGGTCAACAGTCATTTCAAGGCTGTACCTGCTCCTCAGAAACTCCAGTCAGAAAGAG GCTGTTCAGGAACGGGAGAAAGGTCAGCTGTCCCAAGGATATTCAGAATTTCTCCTGTCAAGTCCAAATGGGTCCTTAAAGCTGAACAATTGGTTTGCACTCAAGAATCCCCTCTCCACTTCCATCAATCCAGAG AAGATTCAGCTGTTacctgcagacaccacaccaagcTGTTGTAAGATGATAATGGGAAACACAGGGGTTGACATTGAGATGGAGTTAATCGGGGATGACAAGAGGACAGTATGGAGAGATATGCTACGAACAG ATGAATACATCACTGAAACCCATTCAACTA GTGCTGTGTTGGGGGCAGGCCGTCCGGctgagagcagtctgactggttCCGCAGAGCAGCAGCTGCGTTCTATACGGACAGAGTTTGTGAAACAAGTGTCAAGACCTGTCCTGGATGTTCTGCTGGACGGACTCCTGCAACACACAGTCATCAACCAGGAGGAAATGGAGTCAGTGAAGGTGATAGCTGAGAGGACAGAGAAGGCACGTGACATCATCGACATGGTGTTGAGAAAAGGAACTGAGTCATGTTCCAAGATGATCAACCTTCTTGGGGAGCTGGACCCCTGTCTTTGTTCACTGCTTCAGatcaacagtgttggggtaccaacctaa
- the LOC115189420 gene encoding NACHT, LRR and PYD domains-containing protein 1b allele 2-like isoform X2, with protein MSLSGESEERGIASKRRYSERERANTSINSLPQDTSSTRDHGGESCIKSGPEKWIPQSCKTCDHVEDSTHWLQIEPLTSTVQGVTMFRHRTPKGSYECTVSGLRWLCERDVILKYHFRNWEPYRQLLKDMQYTQGGPLLDITMELGELEEVHLPHCVCLGTNPSLRNEMKILHVEEHGVSLEEVHEVTRFHAKILHPKFSLISVILRLLSLNVDVHCDVVLYMAVKRSTVISRLYLLLRNSSQKEAVQEREKGQLSQGYSEFLLSSPNGSLKLNNWFALKNPLSTSINPEKIQLLPADTTPSCCKMIMGNTGVDIEMELIGDDKRTVWRDMLRTDEYITETHSTSAVLGAGRPAESSLTGSAEQQLRSIRTEFVKQVSRPVLDVLLDGLLQHTVINQEEMESVKVIAERTEKARDIIDMVLRKGTESCSKMINLLGELDPCLCSLLQINSVGVPT; from the exons atgagtctgtctggggagagcgaggagagaggaaTTGCCTCTAAGAGGAGGTATTCTGAGAGAGAGCGGGCCAATACCTCTATAAATAGTTTGCCTCAAGACACCAGTTCTACGAG agaccatggtggagagagttgtatcaagtctggacctgagaaat GGATTCCTCAGAGCTGTAAGACTTGTGACCATGTTGAG GACTCCACACACTGGCTTCAGATTGAACCCTTGACTTCCACTGTCCAGGGAGTGACAatgttcag GCACAGGACACCCAAAGGGAGTTATGAGTGCACAGTGTCTGGGCTCCGctggctgtgtgagagagatgtcatTCTGAAGTATCACTTCAGGAACTGGGAACCCTACCGTCAACTTCTGAAAGACATGCAGTACACACAAGGTGGTCCATTGCTGGACATCACTATGGAGTTAGGTGAACTGGAGGAAGTTCATCTGCCACACTGTGTCTGTTTAG GGACCAACCCTTCCCTGAGGAATGAGATGAAGATTCTTCATGTAGAGGAACATGGAGTGTCTTTAGAGGAAGTGCATGAGGTCACCAGATTCCATGCTAAGATTCTCCATCCCAAGTTCTCACTTATCTCTGTTATACTGAGATTACTGTCTTTGAACGTAGATGTCCACTGTGACGTGGTCCTCTATATGGCAGTAAAAAGGTCAACAGTCATTTCAAGGCTGTACCTGCTCCTCAGAAACTCCAGTCAGAAAGAG GCTGTTCAGGAACGGGAGAAAGGTCAGCTGTCCCAAGGATATTCAGAATTTCTCCTGTCAAGTCCAAATGGGTCCTTAAAGCTGAACAATTGGTTTGCACTCAAGAATCCCCTCTCCACTTCCATCAATCCAGAG AAGATTCAGCTGTTacctgcagacaccacaccaagcTGTTGTAAGATGATAATGGGAAACACAGGGGTTGACATTGAGATGGAGTTAATCGGGGATGACAAGAGGACAGTATGGAGAGATATGCTACGAACAG ATGAATACATCACTGAAACCCATTCAACTA GTGCTGTGTTGGGGGCAGGCCGTCCGGctgagagcagtctgactggttCCGCAGAGCAGCAGCTGCGTTCTATACGGACAGAGTTTGTGAAACAAGTGTCAAGACCTGTCCTGGATGTTCTGCTGGACGGACTCCTGCAACACACAGTCATCAACCAGGAGGAAATGGAGTCAGTGAAGGTGATAGCTGAGAGGACAGAGAAGGCACGTGACATCATCGACATGGTGTTGAGAAAAGGAACTGAGTCATGTTCCAAGATGATCAACCTTCTTGGGGAGCTGGACCCCTGTCTTTGTTCACTGCTTCAGatcaacagtgttggggtaccaacctaa